A window from Citrus sinensis cultivar Valencia sweet orange chromosome 5, DVS_A1.0, whole genome shotgun sequence encodes these proteins:
- the LOC102629273 gene encoding protein ESSENTIAL FOR POTEXVIRUS ACCUMULATION 1 isoform X4, which translates to MAANSSASDSRRQLPVAPPLQIPKDVQGSDNPIPLSPQWLLPKPGESKPGIGTGESHFSQHPAHGDHSEIKKSSGTGEEMNEIHKKKDVFRPSLLDMETGRRDRWRDEERDTNSLVRKDRWRDGDKEHGDNRRMDRWTENSSSRHFGEARRTPSDRWTDSGNRDTNYDQRRESKWNTRWGPDDKETDGLREKWSDSSKDSDMHHDKGLSHVSGHGKDEREGENYRPWRSNLLQSRGRGDTSHHQNLTPNKQVPAFSYSRGRGEGTPPVFSAGRGKLISGGNSINSVSTHSQSLAILSDRVESNHGEYLPLRYSRTKLLDVYRMTDMRSYKKLIEGLAQVPSLTQEEPLEPLAFYAPNPDESAVLKGIDKGDIVSSGAPQISKDGSVGRNSVDFTPSRRTKHDSREDLSLAVDDSKDENSDNLKGGYANYSGGSSLDRQTHNYVSNTKMETIQDQKSHTDNKFRTEVSKEDSTPYRRPEVPINREASMQENNSVQSGTPWKTSSLGESSYVGSYGQRDIPSDIRAKSPDMAWSQLQKDTTKQWEGDMPKSLYSRDEAKWQTSEDPVIKRQSSIVMDREQEARKISQLTPEELVLYYKDPQGEIQGPFRGIDIIGWFEAGYFGIDLLVRLAGASNDSPFSLLGDVMPHLRAKARPPPGFNVPKHNETDALNRPNYSGFDVMRNETRHKESLAMEAENRFLESLMAGNMSNIPQGFQGYVGNNPSGGPPSGLDISNDPYLLVKRMSLERQRSLPNPYSFWPGRDAAPMVTQSDIVSDSQTSHAKLLSSVTDNSRQPPHSQSAELMSILQGLSDRSASSINGGVSSWPNFSAQSGLDPIQNKPDIHHTQNFPPQSAFGIQNQRLQTQNPTSLVNLLGQTIDNPAAGLSTPEKVISSSLSQDPQVLNMLQQHQYLLQAQSQAPVPAQQLLLLDQLLLFKQQQKQDEQQQLLRQQQLLSQVLSEHHSHQLLNEQSYAPSQAAIPADPSRLQSSQELLQGGLQIPVPKMRDERMKDLLNLPPQVTQDLGHSSGSDFVQFPHQVFSHQKSWTATRPEQIDDIHLKDKLAAPIEGESFPSLDVMNKSLHESSLVEKPVFASDGHAPLSDEKASEDIPRANETINDATEDSLPSEFCELPFVPPTGICESIASMPEHSNDVKVQPDVAFDALQVESKKSIDGLSMVTEVKSVEVREGKKGSEKKSRKQKSGKSQSSDQSKGVTKISSLQQSKQSETGGPIGERKSETNNNAGETHYVTSTQKKRESDSVAVTAENPDAQHIKSSLPENFYGNDVETVEIDSEFRSVGSASVPNSQIEPGHRAWKPAPGFKPKSLLEIQQEEQRRAQAEMAVSEITSSVHSINLSSPWTGIVAHSDPKVSKEIRKDVVVAELNVEKPENSPETKSKKSQLHDLLAEEVLAKSIERDVEAPNSVSTFPSLQGTIVHAESVDDGNFIEAKETKKSRKKSAKAKGSGVTKVSAASSDVPVGTSPIEKGKNSRLVQQEKEVLPAIPSGPSLGDFVLWKGESANTSTGPAWSTDAKKAPKPTSLRDILKEQEKKVSSSQPLSQITTPQKSLPPQATDGGNLSRSVSASPSKAASPIQINSQSVTQSKYKGDDDLFWGPLEQSKKETKQSDFPLLSNQGSWGTKNTPVKATSGGSLSRQKSMGGRTAERTLSSSPASAQSFLKGKKDALTKHSEAMDFRDWCERECVRIIGTKGIFYYFLVCHKINLLVSVEVEDQRMC; encoded by the exons ATGGCCGCCAATAGCTCCGCCTCCGACTCTCGCCGCCAGCTCCCTGTCGCGCCGCCCCTTCAGATCCCCAAAG ATGTTCAAGGATCTGACAATCCTATTCCACTTTCACCGCAGTGGCTTCTGCCAAAGCCAGGGGAGAGTAAACCTGGAATAGGAACTGGG GAAAGTCACTTCAGCCAGCATCCAGCTCATGGAGATCACTCAGAGATCAAAAAATCATCTGGAACTGGAGAAGAGATGAATGAGATACATAAGAAAAAGGATGTGTTTCGGCCTTCATTGCTTGATATGGAAACTGGTCGACGTGACCGCTGGCGTGATGAAGAAAGAGACACCAATTCCTTGGTGCGCAAAGATCGCTGGAGGGATGGGGATAAAGAACATGGGGACAACCGCAGGATGGATCGGTGGACAGAAAACTCATCCTCAAGACATTTTGGGGAAGCACGCCGTACTCCCTCTGATCGTTGGACTGATTCAGGTAACAGGGACACCAATTATGATCAAAGGCGTGAGAGCAAATGGAACACACGCTGGGGGCCTGATGATAAAGAGACAGATGGTTTACGCGAGAAATGGTCTGATTCTAGTAAGGACAGTGACATGCATCATGATAAAGGATTATCTCATGTTTCTGGCCATGGAAAGgatgagagagagggagaaaaTTATCGGCCTTGGAGATCCAACTTGTTGCAAAGCCGAGGAAGAGGTGATACTTCTCATCACCAAAATCTGACGCCTAACAAACAGGTTCCTGCATTTTCCTACAGCCGTGGGCGTGGAGAAGGCACTCCTCCAGTTTTTTCTGCTGGTCGTGGGAAGCTAATTTCTGGTGGGAACTCCATCAACAGTGTTTCTACACATTCACAGTCTCTGGCAATTCTCTCAGACAGGGTTGAAAGTAACCATGGAGAATATCTTCCTTTAAGATACAGTAGAACCAAATTGCTTGATGTGTATAGGATGACAGATATGAGATCATATAAAAAACTAATAGAAGGGCTTGCCCAGGTGCCTTCTCTTACACAGGAAGAACCATTAGAGCCTCTAGCATTTTATGCGCCTAATCCTGATGAATCG GCTGTTTTAAAGGGAATTGATAAAGGGGACATAGTAAGTAGTGGTGCGCCTCAAATATCAAAAGATGGATCTGTGGGTCGGAATTCTGTGGATTTTACTCCATCAAGACGAACCAAACATG ACAGTAGAGAAGATTTATCGCTTGCAGTTGATGATTCCAAAGACGAAAATTCCGACAATTTAAAGGGCGGCTATGCAAATTACTCTGGCGGCTCATCCCTGGATAGGCAGACTCACAATTATGTGTCTAACACAAAGATGGAAACCATTCAAGATCAAAAGTCTCACACTGATAACAAGTTTAGAACTGAAG TGTCTAAAGAAGATAGCACTCCTTATCGAAGGCCTGAAGTTCCCATCAACAGAGAAGCAAGCATGCAAGAAAATAATTCCGTCCAGTCTGGCACCCCATGGAAAACCTCATCACTTGGAGAAAGTTCTTATGTAGGCTCTTATGGGCAGAGGGATATTCCAAGTGATATTAGAGCAAAATCCCCTGATATGGCCTGGTCACAGCTGCAGAAGGATACTACTAAGCAATGGGAAGGTGATATGCCTAAATCTTTATATTCTAGAGATGAAGCTAAATGGCAGACCAGTGAGGATCCTGTTATTAAAAGGCAGTCATCAATAGTTATGGACAGGGAACAGGAAGCCAGAAAGATTTCACAGCTGACGCCAGAAGAACTTGTACTTTACTATAAAGATCCTCAGGGTGAAATTCAAGGTCCTTTTAGAGGGATTGATATTATTGGATGGTTTGAGGCTGGGTATTTTGGTATAGATTTACTAGTCCGCCTTGCTGGTGCATCAAATGACTCACCATTTTCGTTACTTGGTGATGTTATGCCCCATTTACGAGCTAAGGCCAGGCCACCACCTGGATTTAATGTGCCAAAACATAATGAAACAGATGCATTAAATCGACCAAACTACAGTGGCTTTGATGTAATGAGGAATGAGACAAGGCATAAGGAGAGTTTGGCAATGGAAGCTGAAAATAGGTTCTTGGAGTCATTAATGGCTGGTAATATGAGTAATATTCCTCAAg GTTTTCAAGGTTATGTTGGAAATAATCCCAGTGGTGGTCCTCCATCTGGTTTAGATATTTCAAATGACCCATATCTCTTGGTGAAGAGAATGTCACTTGAACGGCAGAGATCTTTACCCAATCCTTATTCTTTTTGGCCAGGAAGAGATGCTGCACCTATGGTTACACAGTCTGATATAGTCTCCGACTCCCAGACGTCACATGCGAAACTCCTATCTTCAGTGACTGACAATTCTCGCCAACCGCCTCATTCTCAAAGTGCTGAATTGATGTCCATCCTCCAAGGTTTATCTGACAGGTCTGCCTCTAGCATAAACGGTGGTGTTTCTAGTTGGCCAAATTTCTCTGCCCAAAGTGGCTTGGATCCAATTCAGAATAAACCTGATATTCATCATACTCAAAACTTTCCTCCCCAATCCGCCTTTGGGATTCAAAACCAAAGGTTGCAAACACAGAATCCCACCTCTTTAGTGAATTTACTAGGTCAAACTATAGATAATCCTGCTGCTGGTTTATCAACGCCTGAAAAAGTAATTTCCTCTAGTTTATCTCAAGACCCACAAGTGTTAAATATGTTGCAGCAGCACCAGTACTTATTGCAGGCTCAATCCCAGGCTCCTGTTCCAGCGCAGCAGCTATTGTTGCTGGATCAGCTCTTGTTGTTTAAGCAGCAACAGAAACAGGACGAGCAGCAACAGTTGCTACGGCAACAGCAGTTACTTTCTCAGGTTCTGTCAGAACATCATTCTCACCAGCTTTTGAATGAGCAGTCTTATGCACCATCACAGGCAGCCATACCAGCAGATCCTTCTCGGCTTCAGTCATCGCAAGAATTGCTACAGGGTGGCTTGCAGATACCGGTTCCAAAGATGCGAGATGAACGTATGAAAGACCTACTGAATTTGCCTCCACAAGTGACTCAGGATTTAGGCCATTCTAGTGGGTCTGATTTTGTGCAGTTCCCACATCAGGTGTTTAGTCATCAGAAGAGCTGGACTGCTACTCGTCCAGAACAGATAGATGATATCCATCTTAAGGACAAGTTGGCAGCACCAATAGAAGGCGAAAGCTTTCCTTCGTTAGATGTGATGAACAAATCTCTTCACGAGTCTTCTCTAGTAGAGAAACCAGTCTTTGCTTCTGATGGTCATGCTCCTCTAAGTGATGAGAAGGCATCTGAAGACATTCCTAGGGCTAATGAAACTATAAACGATGCAACAGAGGACTCTTTACCTTCAGAGTTTTGTGAACTTCCTTTTGTACCACCTACCGGAATTTGTGAAAGTATTGCATCTATGCCTGAGCATTCGAATGATGTAAAAGTTCAACCAGATGTTGCTTTTGATGCACTGCAGGTTGAAAGCAAGAAAAGCATTGATGGACTTTCAATGGTGACAGAGGTAAAGAGTGTTGAGGTTCGTGAGGGGAAAAAAGGTTCTGAGAAGAAGTCAAGAAAGCAGAAGTCTGGTAAGTCACAATCTTCAGACCAATCAAAGGGAGTAACAAAAATATCCTCTTTGCAGCAATCAAAGCAATCTGAAACAGGAGGGCCAATTGGTGAGAGAAAATCTGAGACAAATAATAATGCAGGAGAAACACACTATGTAACATCtacacaaaagaaaagagagagtgaTTCTGTGGCTGTTACTGCAGAAAATCCTGATGCTCAACATATTAAGAGCTCATTacctgaaaatttttatgggaATGATGTTGAAACTGTTGAAATCGATAGTGAATTCAGGTCTGTTGGGTCTGCGTCAGTACCAAATAGTCAAATAGAGCCTGGACATCGAGCATGGAAACCTGCCCCTGGTTTCAAGCCAAAGTCATTATTGGAAATTCAACAAGAAGAACAGAGAAGGGCACAGGCAGAAATGGCAGTGTCTGAGATCACTAGTTCTGTCCACTCCATAAATTTGTCATCCCCTTGGACAGGTATTGTGGCCCATTCAGACCCTAAAGTTTCTAAGGAAATTCGAAAAGATGTAGTTGTTGCTGAGTTGAATGTGGAGAAACCAGAAAATTCTCCAGAAACAAAGAGCAAGAAGAGCCAGTTACATGATCTCTTGGCAGAAGAAGTTTTGGCAAAGTCCATCGAAAGAGATGTGGAGGCTCCTAATAGTGTGTCTACTTTTCCTAGCTTACAGGGTACGATTGTGCATGCTGAATCTGTTGATGATGGTAACTTTATTGAGGctaaagaaactaaaaagaGTCGCAAAAAGTCTGCAAAAGCTAAGGGTTCTGGAGTTACTAAGGTCTCAGCAGCGTCTTCTGATGTTCCTGTTGGTACAAGTCCCATTGAGAAGGGCAAAAACTCTCGTCTGGTACAGCAGGAGAAGGAAGTATTGCCAGCAATACCATCAGGCCCATCTTTGGGAGATTTTGTTCTTTGGAAGGGGGAGTCCGCAAATACTTCAACTGGTCCTGCTTGGTCTACTGACGCCAAGAAGGCCCCTAAACCTACATCATTAAGGGATATCCTAAAAGAGCAAGAGAAGAAGGTTTCTTCTTCCCAGCCCCTAAGTCAAATAACAACTCCCCAAAAGTCTCTGCCGCCTCAGGCTACTGATGGTGGTAATCTATCCCGGTCAGTTTCCGCTTCTCCATCTAAAGCTGCTTCTCCTATCCAGATCAATTCCCAATCTGTTACTCAGTCGAAATATAAAGGAGATGACGATCTATTCTGGGGCCCACTTGAACaatcaaagaaagaaactaaGCA GTCAGATTTCCCTCTTCTTTCAAACCAGGGCAGTTGGGGAACTAAAAACACCCCTGTAAAAGCAACTTCAGGCGGGTCATTAAGCCGTCAGAAATCGATGGGTGGCAGAACTGCCGAGCGCACTCTTTCATCCTCACCTGCTTCTGCTCAGTCGTTCttgaaagggaaaaaagatgCCTTGACAAAGCACTCAG AGGCCATGGACTTCAGAGATTGGTGTGAGAGAGAGTGTGTTAGGATCATTGGGACAAAAGGTATCTTTTACTACTTTCTGGTTTgccataaaattaatttgctaGTTTCGGTGGAAGTAGAGGATCAAAGGATGTGTTAG
- the LOC102629273 gene encoding protein ESSENTIAL FOR POTEXVIRUS ACCUMULATION 1 isoform X3: protein MAANSSASDSRRQLPVAPPLQIPKDVQGSDNPIPLSPQWLLPKPGESKPGIGTGESHFSQHPAHGDHSEIKKSSGTGEEMNEIHKKKDVFRPSLLDMETGRRDRWRDEERDTNSLVRKDRWRDGDKEHGDNRRMDRWTENSSSRHFGEARRTPSDRWTDSGNRDTNYDQRRESKWNTRWGPDDKETDGLREKWSDSSKDSDMHHDKGLSHVSGHGKDEREGENYRPWRSNLLQSRGRGDTSHHQNLTPNKQVPAFSYSRGRGEGTPPVFSAGRGKLISGGNSINSVSTHSQSLAILSDRVESNHGEYLPLRYSRTKLLDVYRMTDMRSYKKLIEGLAQVPSLTQEEPLEPLAFYAPNPDESAVLKGIDKGDIVSSGAPQISKDGSVGRNSVDFTPSRRTKHDSREDLSLAVDDSKDENSDNLKGGYANYSGGSSLDRQTHNYVSNTKMETIQDQKSHTDNKFRTEVSKEDSTPYRRPEVPINREASMQENNSVQSGTPWKTSSLGESSYVGSYGQRDIPSDIRAKSPDMAWSQLQKDTTKQWEGDMPKSLYSRDEAKWQTSEDPVIKRQSSIVMDREQEARKISQLTPEELVLYYKDPQGEIQGPFRGIDIIGWFEAGYFGIDLLVRLAGASNDSPFSLLGDVMPHLRAKARPPPGFNVPKHNETDALNRPNYSGFDVMRNETRHKESLAMEAENRFLESLMAGNMSNIPQGFQGYVGNNPSGGPPSGLDISNDPYLLVKRMSLERQRSLPNPYSFWPGRDAAPMVTQSDIVSDSQTSHAKLLSSVTDNSRQPPHSQSAELMSILQGLSDRSASSINGGVSSWPNFSAQSGLDPIQNKPDIHHTQNFPPQSAFGIQNQRLQTQNPTSLVNLLGQTIDNPAAGLSTPEKVISSSLSQDPQVLNMLQQHQYLLQAQSQAPVPAQQLLLLDQLLLFKQQQKQDEQQQLLRQQQLLSQVLSEHHSHQLLNEQSYAPSQAAIPADPSRLQSSQELLQGGLQIPVPKMRDERMKDLLNLPPQVTQDLGHSSGSDFVQFPHQVFSHQKSWTATRPEQIDDIHLKDKLAAPIEGESFPSLDVMNKSLHESSLVEKPVFASDGHAPLSDEKASEDIPRANETINDATEDSLPSEFCELPFVPPTGICESIASMPEHSNDVKVQPDVAFDALQVESKKSIDGLSMVTEVKSVEVREGKKGSEKKSRKQKSGKSQSSDQSKGVTKISSLQQSKQSETGGPIGERKSETNNNAGETHYVTSTQKKRESDSVAVTAENPDAQHIKSSLPENFYGNDVETVEIDSEFRSVGSASVPNSQIEPGHRAWKPAPGFKPKSLLEIQQEEQRRAQAEMAVSEITSSVHSINLSSPWTGIVAHSDPKVSKEIRKDVVVAELNVEKPENSPETKSKKSQLHDLLAEEVLAKSIERDVEAPNSVSTFPSLQGTIVHAESVDDGNFIEAKETKKSRKKSAKAKGSGVTKVSAASSDVPVGTSPIEKGKNSRLVQQEKEVLPAIPSGPSLGDFVLWKGESANTSTGPAWSTDAKKAPKPTSLRDILKEQEKKVSSSQPLSQITTPQKSLPPQATDGGNLSRSVSASPSKAASPIQINSQSVTQSKYKGDDDLFWGPLEQSKKETKQSDFPLLSNQGSWGTKNTPVKATSGGSLSRQKSMGGRTAERTLSSSPASAQSFLKGKKDALTKHSEAMDFRDWCERECVRIIGTKGIFYYFLVCHKINLLVSVEVEDQRIILSSVVAATNSASFFLLLGFLPIKNCKYKDG from the exons ATGGCCGCCAATAGCTCCGCCTCCGACTCTCGCCGCCAGCTCCCTGTCGCGCCGCCCCTTCAGATCCCCAAAG ATGTTCAAGGATCTGACAATCCTATTCCACTTTCACCGCAGTGGCTTCTGCCAAAGCCAGGGGAGAGTAAACCTGGAATAGGAACTGGG GAAAGTCACTTCAGCCAGCATCCAGCTCATGGAGATCACTCAGAGATCAAAAAATCATCTGGAACTGGAGAAGAGATGAATGAGATACATAAGAAAAAGGATGTGTTTCGGCCTTCATTGCTTGATATGGAAACTGGTCGACGTGACCGCTGGCGTGATGAAGAAAGAGACACCAATTCCTTGGTGCGCAAAGATCGCTGGAGGGATGGGGATAAAGAACATGGGGACAACCGCAGGATGGATCGGTGGACAGAAAACTCATCCTCAAGACATTTTGGGGAAGCACGCCGTACTCCCTCTGATCGTTGGACTGATTCAGGTAACAGGGACACCAATTATGATCAAAGGCGTGAGAGCAAATGGAACACACGCTGGGGGCCTGATGATAAAGAGACAGATGGTTTACGCGAGAAATGGTCTGATTCTAGTAAGGACAGTGACATGCATCATGATAAAGGATTATCTCATGTTTCTGGCCATGGAAAGgatgagagagagggagaaaaTTATCGGCCTTGGAGATCCAACTTGTTGCAAAGCCGAGGAAGAGGTGATACTTCTCATCACCAAAATCTGACGCCTAACAAACAGGTTCCTGCATTTTCCTACAGCCGTGGGCGTGGAGAAGGCACTCCTCCAGTTTTTTCTGCTGGTCGTGGGAAGCTAATTTCTGGTGGGAACTCCATCAACAGTGTTTCTACACATTCACAGTCTCTGGCAATTCTCTCAGACAGGGTTGAAAGTAACCATGGAGAATATCTTCCTTTAAGATACAGTAGAACCAAATTGCTTGATGTGTATAGGATGACAGATATGAGATCATATAAAAAACTAATAGAAGGGCTTGCCCAGGTGCCTTCTCTTACACAGGAAGAACCATTAGAGCCTCTAGCATTTTATGCGCCTAATCCTGATGAATCG GCTGTTTTAAAGGGAATTGATAAAGGGGACATAGTAAGTAGTGGTGCGCCTCAAATATCAAAAGATGGATCTGTGGGTCGGAATTCTGTGGATTTTACTCCATCAAGACGAACCAAACATG ACAGTAGAGAAGATTTATCGCTTGCAGTTGATGATTCCAAAGACGAAAATTCCGACAATTTAAAGGGCGGCTATGCAAATTACTCTGGCGGCTCATCCCTGGATAGGCAGACTCACAATTATGTGTCTAACACAAAGATGGAAACCATTCAAGATCAAAAGTCTCACACTGATAACAAGTTTAGAACTGAAG TGTCTAAAGAAGATAGCACTCCTTATCGAAGGCCTGAAGTTCCCATCAACAGAGAAGCAAGCATGCAAGAAAATAATTCCGTCCAGTCTGGCACCCCATGGAAAACCTCATCACTTGGAGAAAGTTCTTATGTAGGCTCTTATGGGCAGAGGGATATTCCAAGTGATATTAGAGCAAAATCCCCTGATATGGCCTGGTCACAGCTGCAGAAGGATACTACTAAGCAATGGGAAGGTGATATGCCTAAATCTTTATATTCTAGAGATGAAGCTAAATGGCAGACCAGTGAGGATCCTGTTATTAAAAGGCAGTCATCAATAGTTATGGACAGGGAACAGGAAGCCAGAAAGATTTCACAGCTGACGCCAGAAGAACTTGTACTTTACTATAAAGATCCTCAGGGTGAAATTCAAGGTCCTTTTAGAGGGATTGATATTATTGGATGGTTTGAGGCTGGGTATTTTGGTATAGATTTACTAGTCCGCCTTGCTGGTGCATCAAATGACTCACCATTTTCGTTACTTGGTGATGTTATGCCCCATTTACGAGCTAAGGCCAGGCCACCACCTGGATTTAATGTGCCAAAACATAATGAAACAGATGCATTAAATCGACCAAACTACAGTGGCTTTGATGTAATGAGGAATGAGACAAGGCATAAGGAGAGTTTGGCAATGGAAGCTGAAAATAGGTTCTTGGAGTCATTAATGGCTGGTAATATGAGTAATATTCCTCAAg GTTTTCAAGGTTATGTTGGAAATAATCCCAGTGGTGGTCCTCCATCTGGTTTAGATATTTCAAATGACCCATATCTCTTGGTGAAGAGAATGTCACTTGAACGGCAGAGATCTTTACCCAATCCTTATTCTTTTTGGCCAGGAAGAGATGCTGCACCTATGGTTACACAGTCTGATATAGTCTCCGACTCCCAGACGTCACATGCGAAACTCCTATCTTCAGTGACTGACAATTCTCGCCAACCGCCTCATTCTCAAAGTGCTGAATTGATGTCCATCCTCCAAGGTTTATCTGACAGGTCTGCCTCTAGCATAAACGGTGGTGTTTCTAGTTGGCCAAATTTCTCTGCCCAAAGTGGCTTGGATCCAATTCAGAATAAACCTGATATTCATCATACTCAAAACTTTCCTCCCCAATCCGCCTTTGGGATTCAAAACCAAAGGTTGCAAACACAGAATCCCACCTCTTTAGTGAATTTACTAGGTCAAACTATAGATAATCCTGCTGCTGGTTTATCAACGCCTGAAAAAGTAATTTCCTCTAGTTTATCTCAAGACCCACAAGTGTTAAATATGTTGCAGCAGCACCAGTACTTATTGCAGGCTCAATCCCAGGCTCCTGTTCCAGCGCAGCAGCTATTGTTGCTGGATCAGCTCTTGTTGTTTAAGCAGCAACAGAAACAGGACGAGCAGCAACAGTTGCTACGGCAACAGCAGTTACTTTCTCAGGTTCTGTCAGAACATCATTCTCACCAGCTTTTGAATGAGCAGTCTTATGCACCATCACAGGCAGCCATACCAGCAGATCCTTCTCGGCTTCAGTCATCGCAAGAATTGCTACAGGGTGGCTTGCAGATACCGGTTCCAAAGATGCGAGATGAACGTATGAAAGACCTACTGAATTTGCCTCCACAAGTGACTCAGGATTTAGGCCATTCTAGTGGGTCTGATTTTGTGCAGTTCCCACATCAGGTGTTTAGTCATCAGAAGAGCTGGACTGCTACTCGTCCAGAACAGATAGATGATATCCATCTTAAGGACAAGTTGGCAGCACCAATAGAAGGCGAAAGCTTTCCTTCGTTAGATGTGATGAACAAATCTCTTCACGAGTCTTCTCTAGTAGAGAAACCAGTCTTTGCTTCTGATGGTCATGCTCCTCTAAGTGATGAGAAGGCATCTGAAGACATTCCTAGGGCTAATGAAACTATAAACGATGCAACAGAGGACTCTTTACCTTCAGAGTTTTGTGAACTTCCTTTTGTACCACCTACCGGAATTTGTGAAAGTATTGCATCTATGCCTGAGCATTCGAATGATGTAAAAGTTCAACCAGATGTTGCTTTTGATGCACTGCAGGTTGAAAGCAAGAAAAGCATTGATGGACTTTCAATGGTGACAGAGGTAAAGAGTGTTGAGGTTCGTGAGGGGAAAAAAGGTTCTGAGAAGAAGTCAAGAAAGCAGAAGTCTGGTAAGTCACAATCTTCAGACCAATCAAAGGGAGTAACAAAAATATCCTCTTTGCAGCAATCAAAGCAATCTGAAACAGGAGGGCCAATTGGTGAGAGAAAATCTGAGACAAATAATAATGCAGGAGAAACACACTATGTAACATCtacacaaaagaaaagagagagtgaTTCTGTGGCTGTTACTGCAGAAAATCCTGATGCTCAACATATTAAGAGCTCATTacctgaaaatttttatgggaATGATGTTGAAACTGTTGAAATCGATAGTGAATTCAGGTCTGTTGGGTCTGCGTCAGTACCAAATAGTCAAATAGAGCCTGGACATCGAGCATGGAAACCTGCCCCTGGTTTCAAGCCAAAGTCATTATTGGAAATTCAACAAGAAGAACAGAGAAGGGCACAGGCAGAAATGGCAGTGTCTGAGATCACTAGTTCTGTCCACTCCATAAATTTGTCATCCCCTTGGACAGGTATTGTGGCCCATTCAGACCCTAAAGTTTCTAAGGAAATTCGAAAAGATGTAGTTGTTGCTGAGTTGAATGTGGAGAAACCAGAAAATTCTCCAGAAACAAAGAGCAAGAAGAGCCAGTTACATGATCTCTTGGCAGAAGAAGTTTTGGCAAAGTCCATCGAAAGAGATGTGGAGGCTCCTAATAGTGTGTCTACTTTTCCTAGCTTACAGGGTACGATTGTGCATGCTGAATCTGTTGATGATGGTAACTTTATTGAGGctaaagaaactaaaaagaGTCGCAAAAAGTCTGCAAAAGCTAAGGGTTCTGGAGTTACTAAGGTCTCAGCAGCGTCTTCTGATGTTCCTGTTGGTACAAGTCCCATTGAGAAGGGCAAAAACTCTCGTCTGGTACAGCAGGAGAAGGAAGTATTGCCAGCAATACCATCAGGCCCATCTTTGGGAGATTTTGTTCTTTGGAAGGGGGAGTCCGCAAATACTTCAACTGGTCCTGCTTGGTCTACTGACGCCAAGAAGGCCCCTAAACCTACATCATTAAGGGATATCCTAAAAGAGCAAGAGAAGAAGGTTTCTTCTTCCCAGCCCCTAAGTCAAATAACAACTCCCCAAAAGTCTCTGCCGCCTCAGGCTACTGATGGTGGTAATCTATCCCGGTCAGTTTCCGCTTCTCCATCTAAAGCTGCTTCTCCTATCCAGATCAATTCCCAATCTGTTACTCAGTCGAAATATAAAGGAGATGACGATCTATTCTGGGGCCCACTTGAACaatcaaagaaagaaactaaGCA GTCAGATTTCCCTCTTCTTTCAAACCAGGGCAGTTGGGGAACTAAAAACACCCCTGTAAAAGCAACTTCAGGCGGGTCATTAAGCCGTCAGAAATCGATGGGTGGCAGAACTGCCGAGCGCACTCTTTCATCCTCACCTGCTTCTGCTCAGTCGTTCttgaaagggaaaaaagatgCCTTGACAAAGCACTCAG AGGCCATGGACTTCAGAGATTGGTGTGAGAGAGAGTGTGTTAGGATCATTGGGACAAAAG GTATCTTTTACTACTTTCTGGTTTgccataaaattaatttgctaGTTTCGGTGGAAGTAGAGGATCAAAGGATAATACTGTCTTCTGTAGTAGCTGCAACTAATAGTGCCTCCTTCTTCCTCCTTCTCGGTTTTCTCCCTATAAAGAACTGCAAATATAAAGATGGTTAA